DNA from Flavobacteriales bacterium:
GCGATGCGATGGCGATCCTGGTGGCCAACCAGCCGCTCGACTATCCGCTCATCAACCAGCGCATGATGGCAGCGGGAGGTGCCGGACTCGCCCAGCGACTGGAAGCGGCACTGGGCGAAGAGCTGATGCCGGGCGAACAGGCCGCCTATCGCGCCGGGGAGACCTTCGGCCTCTCGGCCCCCGCCTCGCACAACGCCGTGGCCGTGATCCTGGAGATCGAGAAGCGCTGAGGCACCATCGACCGCTTACAGCATGCGACCCGCGCCGCTGATCGCCAGCCTGCTCCTGCTCGCCGCACCGGCAGCGGGCCAGGACCTGCTCTTCGATCACCTCGCCCGCACCGATGGGCTTCCGGGCGACGAGGTGCTTGCGCTGCACGAGGACCGGCATGGATTCATCTGGATCGGCACCGCCACGGGACTGGCGCGCCATGAAGGGATCCGCATCCGGACCTGGCATCACGACCGCAAGGACCCGCGGAGCCTGCCGAACAGCACCATCTGGGACATCGCGGAGGACGATGCCGGCACCATCTGGATCGCCACCGACCACGGCCTGGCCGCCTACGATGAGCGGCGCGGCGATTTCCAGCGGGTATACGTGACCGATGGCCGGAGGAACCCCACCAGCGCCAACCGCATCCACGGCATGGCACCGGATGGGAACGGCCTGCTGTGGCTGGCCACGGAGGACGGCGCGCACACCATCGACCTGCGCACACGCACATGGCGCCCGCTGCCGCCTGGCGCCGACAGCCCCCGGCTCACCAGGCCGCCACGCGCCACCCACCTGGTGCGCGACACCGTGCTCAACGGCCTATGGATCACGGCGGCAGACGGCATCGTGTTCTATGATGCCGCGGCCCAGCGGTTGGTGGAGCGGCCCACGGCCGGCTTCCCCTACCCCTGCCTCGCGGACCCGCGCGCCTCAACGCCCACCCCCGACCCCGCCTGCGGCCTCATCTGGCTTTCCACCGCGGACTACCGGCTGCACGGCATGGACCGCACGGGGCGCATCACCCTCGATGAGCCGATCGGCCAGGGACTGCCCAAGGCCACGCTCCAATTCCTGGCCCGCGACCGCACGGGGCGTCTCTGGGCGAGCCGCTGGACGCACGACCTGCAGCTCCGCCGGCGCGATGGCGGATGGATGCCGGTGAGGCATGCGCCCGATGAGCCTTGGAGCATCACCTCGGCCAATGCCAAGAGCTGGCTGGAGGACAGACAGGGCCGCATCTGGATCGGCACGATCGACGGGCTCAACGTGCTCGACCCGCGCAATGCAGGGATCGAAGCGTGGACCGTGCCGATGCAGGCGGCGCGGTCAGCGCTCGCCTTGGTGGCCGCCGCCGATGAGCTCCTCGTCTGCACGGACGGCGACGGGCTCGCCGTGCTCGACCGGGCCAAGGGCCGCTGGCGCACCGCCAGCCTGGAGAAGGCCTCGCGCGATGCCGAAGCGCTGCGCTGGGGCAACATGCCCGTGGCCGCCGAGCCGTGGAACGACGGCTGGCTGGTGGGCAGCGCCGCCGGGGTGTTCCATTGGGATGGTGCCTCCCCGGCCTACCGGTCGCTCCCCTGGCTCATCGACTCGGCCGGGGCCATGATGGCCACGCGTACCGCCTTCATCAAGCGCATCGCTCCGGGCAAGGCCTGGGTGGGCACCTGGACCAAGGGGCTGTTCGAGGTCACCGGCAACGGACCGGCCGTGCGCAGGGCCGCATTCGGGGGCGAACCGCTGCCCACCGCCCAGCTGCTCGCTGCGGCCAGCGCGGGCCGGGAGGTCTGGCTGGGCTTCAACAACGGATACGGCGCCATGCGCATCGCCGGTGAGGCCATCGTGCAGCGCATCCTTCACGAGCCCGACAGCACCGGCACCGCCTACGGCGTGGTGCGCAGCCTGGAGGTGCACCCCGATGGCACCCTCTACATCGGCACGCTCACGGGCGGCTTGGGCGTGCTGCCCCCGGGATCGGACGGAATCGGATGGCTCACCCGCAGCGACGGCCTTGCAGGGGACCGCATCGAACAGCTGGCCCTTGACCGGGAGGGCCTCCTCTGGATCCGGACGAATGAAGGCCTTTCGCGGCTGACGCCGTCCACCGGCGAACTGCGCACCATCGAGCTGCCGCGTTCCATCGCCTCGCAGGGGCGGCTGTCGGCCATCGCCGCCGACCACGATGGGTCGCTGCTCTGCGCCATCGGCCGCTACATCCTCGACCTCCCGCCGGACTGGGCCGGGCAGGCCATCGCGCCGGCCCCGGTGGTCACCGACATCCGATTCCTGGGCGCACAGCATGCCGCGTGGCCAGCGGACAGCACCGTGCAGCTGCCCTACGACCGGCGATCGCTCTCCATCGAGCTGGGCACACTGCCCTTCCCTGCCGGCCAGGGCATCCGCATGGCGTACCGGCTGCCCGCCACGGACAGCGCCTGGCGCACCTTGGGGGAGGATGCGCGGATCAACCTGGACCAGCTGCCGATCGGCGAGCACCGGGTGGAGATCCGCGCGGGGACCGGGGGCAACCGGTGGTCGGCCCGCCCCCTGGGCATCCGCCTGCAGGTGCTGCCGCCCCTGTGGGCCACCTGGTGGTTCAGGCTCGGAGCGGCTGCCGTTGCGGCCTTGGCAGCCTTTCTCGGCCTGCGCGCCTACACGCGGCGCAGGCTGCGCGAACAGCGCCAGCGCTTCGAGCGCGAGCAGGCCGTGCTGCGCGAGCGGGAACGCATCGCGAGCGACATGCACGACGACCTCGGCGCCGGCCTCAGCGGCCTGAAGCTGCGCAGCGAGATGGCCCTGCGGGTGGAGCAGGACCCCGTCAAGCGCGAGCAGCTCGCCTCCCTGGCCGCAACAGCGGGAGAACTCATCGGCAGCATGCGCCAGATGATCTGGGCGCTCGATCGCGAGCAGGCCAGCCTGGAGGACCTGCTCGTGTACGCCACCAGTTACGCCCGCACCTATTGCGACCATCACGGGCTGGCGCTCACCATCGACATCGCACCGGACCTCCCGCAGGCCGAGCTCACCACCGAGCAGCGGCGCAGCCTCTTCCTGATCATGAAGGAAGCCCTGCACAACACCGTGAAGCACGCCCGGGCCGGGCGCTTCACCATCACGGTGCGCTGGTCCGATGGCCTGCTCCTCACCCTGGCCGACGATGGGCTGGGGCTGCCCGCCGCCACCGAGCACGGCACGGGCAACGGCATGCGCAATATGCGCCGGCGCATCACCGCCCTCGGCGGCTCCATGGAACTGCGCGCCGAGCGGGGCACGGCCATCCACCTCCGCCTGCCGCTGCGCGCGGGCACTAACCTTCGTTCTATTGCCACGGCCTGAACAGCGGCGCAGCTTTGCCCCGATGCCCGAGGAACATACCATTCAAGTGAGCATCGTCGAGGACGATGAGATCATCCGCGAGACGCTGCGGACCCTTTTCGAACTCGAGGAGGGCATGGAGCCCTTCACGATACACAGCACCGCAGAGGACGCCTTGCTCCGCTTGAAGGCCAACTGCCCCGATGTGGTGCTCATGGACATCAACCTTCCCGGCCAGAGCGGCATCGACTGCGTGCGGCAGCTGAGCGTGCGCTGCACAGGCACGCAATTCCTCATGTACACCGTGCACGACGATGACCAGCGCGTGCTGGAGGCGCTCAAGGCAGGCGCCAACGGGTACATCCTGAAGCACAGCACGCCCGATGAGATCATCACCGCCGTCCGCGAACTGCACGCCGGCGGAGCGCCCATGAGCGCCCATGTGGCGCGGCGCGTGGTGCAGCAGTTCCGGCCGTCGCCCAGCGGCGCAGGAACCGAGGCGGACCTCAGCGAGCGGGAGCGCGCGGTGCTGGAACTCCTGGCACAGGGGCTGCTCTATAAAGAGATCGGCGAGCGCATGGGCATCACCACCGGCACCGTGAAGCAGCACATCCACCGCATCTATGGCAAGCTGCACGTGCAGAACCGCACCGAGGCGGTGAACCGCTACTTCGGACGATGAGCCGCCGCGCGCTCGGCCTGGTCCTGGCGCTGGCCTGCCTGGCCGCTGAAGGCACGCTCGCCCAGCCCGCCGTGCTCGGCATGCGCCGGCTGCCGCCCTTCGCCAATGCCGATCTGGACCGCCAGATGGCGCGCATCATCGCCCAGATGGACGCCTTCCATGGCGATTCGGCCACCATGCTGCTGAACGCGGCCTTGGCGATGACCGACCCCGAGAAGGACCATGAAGAGCGGCACTACCTGCTCGCCTACCGCGCCGAGGTGCTCTACTACGAAGGCCTCTTCAACAAGGCCATGCGCGACCTGGAGGAAGCGGAACGGCTGGCGCAGCGGCTCGGCGACAGCACGCTCATCGCGAACGCGCTCAACCTGAAGGGCCTGCTGCATGAGAATATCCAGGACAGCCGGGAGGCCCTGCCCTACCTGCGATCCGCCCTGCACTGGTTCCCGCACCATCCTGCCGCGCGCTACCCGGTCACGGAGCTGCATCATATCCACGGCAACCTGGGCAGCTACCTCAGCGCGCTGGGCATGCTCGACAGCGCCCGCCACCATGCGCGGCTCTCGCTGCGCCTGGCCGAGCAGGTGGAAGCGGCGCGCGCCATCGCCGTGGCCCATTGGACCCTCGGCAACATCGCGCTCAAGGCCGGCCATGCCGATTCCGCGCTGATGCGGTATGATCATGCCTGGGCCACGGCCGATGCAGCGCGCGACCACGACATCGGCGTGGATGCCCTGGTGGGCCGCGCGCTGGCGCTTGCCGAGGCCGGCCGAGCCGCTCAGGCACGCGAAGCGCTCCGGCTCGCGGGCGACTACCTGGAGGCCCATCGCGCGGGGGTCGGCCTGGTCACCCAGCGCAACTTCGCCCGCATGGCCGCGCAGGCCAGCCGCACCATCGGCGACCCCGAGGGCGCGCTCGGCCACATGGCCGCCTGGCACCGCATCGACAGCACCATCACCGCCAACAACATCCGTTCGGCGCTGGCCACGCAGGCCGAGCTGATCCGCGCGGACAACGCGCTGGAAGTGGAGCGCATGGAGCGTGAGCGCATGGAGGTGCGACTTGAGGGCGAGCGGCGCACGCGCCTGCTGCTGATCGTGGCGGGCGTGCTCGCCTTCGCCGCGCTCACGGGCATCTACCTGGTGGTGAGCGCCCGCCAGCGCCACCAGCGGCACCTCGCCGAGCTGCACGCCCAGCGCGCCGAGCAGGAGCGCACCATCGCCGAGCTGCGCGTGCGCGAGCAGGTGAGCCGCGACCTGCACGACGACCTCGGCGTGGGCCTCAGCGCCCTGAAGCTGCGGAGCGAGATGGCCCTGCAGCGGGGCCTTGCCGGCGATGCCGGCGCCTTGCTGCGCGAGCAGGCCGGCACTGCCGAGGAGCTCATCGCCAGCATGCGCCACATCATCTGGTCGCTGCAGGACGACCAAGGGAGCCTGGATGACCTTGTGGCCTACATCGGCTCCTATGCGCGCGGGTACCTGGATGCCTACCGGATCGCCCTGGAGCTGCGCGCCGATGCCGCGCTCCCCGACCTGCAGCTCACCGCGCAGCAGCGCCGCAACCTCTTCCTCATCGTGAAGGAGGCCCTGCACAACGTGGTGAAGCATGCCGATGCGCGCCACGTGCGCCTCACCCTGAGCTGGGAGGGGGCCTTCCACGTGGAGATCGCCGACGACGGCAAGGGCCTGGAGCGGTCGGACCGCAAGCCGCGCGGCCACGGCCTGCAGAACATGCGGAAGCGCGCGGAGGAGATCGGCGCCGACCTGCGCATCACCGGCGAGGAACGCGGCACCCGGGTGCTGCTGCGCGCAGGGCTGAACGAAAGTTAGCTTGATGCGCGTGCCGTGGGCCCGCACCTTCGCATCATCGCCCGCGCCAAACGGCCGCGGCGAGCCCTGCATGAACCA
Protein-coding regions in this window:
- a CDS encoding two-component regulator propeller domain-containing protein; the encoded protein is MRPAPLIASLLLLAAPAAGQDLLFDHLARTDGLPGDEVLALHEDRHGFIWIGTATGLARHEGIRIRTWHHDRKDPRSLPNSTIWDIAEDDAGTIWIATDHGLAAYDERRGDFQRVYVTDGRRNPTSANRIHGMAPDGNGLLWLATEDGAHTIDLRTRTWRPLPPGADSPRLTRPPRATHLVRDTVLNGLWITAADGIVFYDAAAQRLVERPTAGFPYPCLADPRASTPTPDPACGLIWLSTADYRLHGMDRTGRITLDEPIGQGLPKATLQFLARDRTGRLWASRWTHDLQLRRRDGGWMPVRHAPDEPWSITSANAKSWLEDRQGRIWIGTIDGLNVLDPRNAGIEAWTVPMQAARSALALVAAADELLVCTDGDGLAVLDRAKGRWRTASLEKASRDAEALRWGNMPVAAEPWNDGWLVGSAAGVFHWDGASPAYRSLPWLIDSAGAMMATRTAFIKRIAPGKAWVGTWTKGLFEVTGNGPAVRRAAFGGEPLPTAQLLAAASAGREVWLGFNNGYGAMRIAGEAIVQRILHEPDSTGTAYGVVRSLEVHPDGTLYIGTLTGGLGVLPPGSDGIGWLTRSDGLAGDRIEQLALDREGLLWIRTNEGLSRLTPSTGELRTIELPRSIASQGRLSAIAADHDGSLLCAIGRYILDLPPDWAGQAIAPAPVVTDIRFLGAQHAAWPADSTVQLPYDRRSLSIELGTLPFPAGQGIRMAYRLPATDSAWRTLGEDARINLDQLPIGEHRVEIRAGTGGNRWSARPLGIRLQVLPPLWATWWFRLGAAAVAALAAFLGLRAYTRRRLREQRQRFEREQAVLRERERIASDMHDDLGAGLSGLKLRSEMALRVEQDPVKREQLASLAATAGELIGSMRQMIWALDREQASLEDLLVYATSYARTYCDHHGLALTIDIAPDLPQAELTTEQRRSLFLIMKEALHNTVKHARAGRFTITVRWSDGLLLTLADDGLGLPAATEHGTGNGMRNMRRRITALGGSMELRAERGTAIHLRLPLRAGTNLRSIATA
- a CDS encoding response regulator transcription factor, with amino-acid sequence MPEEHTIQVSIVEDDEIIRETLRTLFELEEGMEPFTIHSTAEDALLRLKANCPDVVLMDINLPGQSGIDCVRQLSVRCTGTQFLMYTVHDDDQRVLEALKAGANGYILKHSTPDEIITAVRELHAGGAPMSAHVARRVVQQFRPSPSGAGTEADLSERERAVLELLAQGLLYKEIGERMGITTGTVKQHIHRIYGKLHVQNRTEAVNRYFGR
- a CDS encoding histidine kinase translates to MSRRALGLVLALACLAAEGTLAQPAVLGMRRLPPFANADLDRQMARIIAQMDAFHGDSATMLLNAALAMTDPEKDHEERHYLLAYRAEVLYYEGLFNKAMRDLEEAERLAQRLGDSTLIANALNLKGLLHENIQDSREALPYLRSALHWFPHHPAARYPVTELHHIHGNLGSYLSALGMLDSARHHARLSLRLAEQVEAARAIAVAHWTLGNIALKAGHADSALMRYDHAWATADAARDHDIGVDALVGRALALAEAGRAAQAREALRLAGDYLEAHRAGVGLVTQRNFARMAAQASRTIGDPEGALGHMAAWHRIDSTITANNIRSALATQAELIRADNALEVERMERERMEVRLEGERRTRLLLIVAGVLAFAALTGIYLVVSARQRHQRHLAELHAQRAEQERTIAELRVREQVSRDLHDDLGVGLSALKLRSEMALQRGLAGDAGALLREQAGTAEELIASMRHIIWSLQDDQGSLDDLVAYIGSYARGYLDAYRIALELRADAALPDLQLTAQQRRNLFLIVKEALHNVVKHADARHVRLTLSWEGAFHVEIADDGKGLERSDRKPRGHGLQNMRKRAEEIGADLRITGEERGTRVLLRAGLNES